The proteins below are encoded in one region of Microbacterium pygmaeum:
- a CDS encoding ABC transporter permease: MTTMTDAAPARVYQAHGKPAWRRYLLTRETAIIAILILVIVVALATVRNFDSPLTVTYLLRDIAPILLIALPMTLIIITEEIDLSVASIVGLSSVTTGILAQAGWPFELAAVAAIVVGALAGVINGFLVTVVGLPSLAVTIGTLALFRGIAVGLLGTTAITDFPEFWTDLAKANIPGTPVPVIMIPFVILALIFAVLLHFTPFGRSLYAIGLNKEAAQFSGIDVGRTKFILFVMSGTVAGFAGVYFTLLYSNARGDNAMGMELQVIAAVLLGGVSIFGGRGALHGVIAGVLLIGTLSSALRLAGITSDIINVITGVLLIVSVVSASFLAWLQARRAAAVGRRKGRAGASADAP; the protein is encoded by the coding sequence ATGACCACGATGACGGATGCCGCCCCCGCACGCGTCTACCAGGCGCACGGCAAGCCCGCATGGCGGCGCTACCTGCTGACCCGCGAAACCGCGATCATCGCGATCCTGATCCTGGTGATCGTGGTCGCACTGGCGACGGTCCGAAACTTCGACAGCCCGCTGACGGTGACCTACCTGCTGCGCGACATCGCGCCGATCCTGCTCATCGCGCTTCCGATGACCCTGATCATCATCACCGAGGAGATCGACCTCTCGGTGGCGAGCATCGTGGGCCTGAGCAGCGTGACCACCGGCATCCTGGCGCAGGCCGGCTGGCCGTTCGAGCTGGCAGCCGTCGCGGCGATCGTCGTCGGCGCCCTCGCCGGTGTGATCAACGGATTCCTCGTGACGGTCGTCGGGCTGCCCTCGCTGGCGGTGACGATCGGAACGCTCGCGCTGTTCCGCGGCATCGCGGTGGGCCTGCTGGGCACCACCGCGATCACGGACTTCCCAGAGTTCTGGACCGACCTCGCCAAGGCCAACATCCCGGGCACCCCGGTGCCGGTGATCATGATCCCGTTCGTGATCCTCGCGCTGATCTTCGCGGTGCTGCTGCACTTCACCCCGTTCGGACGCTCGCTGTACGCGATCGGCCTCAACAAGGAGGCGGCGCAGTTCTCCGGCATCGACGTCGGTCGCACGAAGTTCATCCTCTTCGTGATGAGCGGCACGGTCGCGGGCTTCGCGGGCGTCTACTTCACGCTGCTGTACTCCAACGCCCGCGGCGACAACGCCATGGGCATGGAGCTGCAGGTGATCGCCGCCGTGCTGCTGGGCGGGGTCTCGATCTTCGGCGGGCGCGGAGCGCTGCACGGAGTCATCGCCGGTGTGCTGCTGATCGGCACGCTCTCCAGCGCGCTGCGCCTGGCGGGCATCACCAGCGACATCATCAACGTCATCACCGGGGTGCTCCTGATCGTCTCGGTGGTGTCGGCAAGCTTCCTGGCCTGGCTGCAAGCGCGACGCGCCGCCGCCGTCGGCAGGAGAAAGGGCAGAGCCGGCGCGTCCGCGGACGCACCCTGA
- a CDS encoding ABC transporter permease, whose protein sequence is MTTTMTAPVQPGTSSAAKLVRHIATARETGILIALLLVILVATVSNPTFLFSNDGFRDLLLTPSLLLLVAVGQAVVIITRNVDLSVGSIVGLTAYLTGRLFIDIEGIPLILVFVAGVVFGGLLGLINGALVAFAKVPALVITLGTMYIYRGLNVAWTGSERINAGDLPKDFRALGTDRLLGIPILTIIAVVVLIAAAWYLRNLRSGRELYAIGSDPAAAHLYGLRVTRRVIAAFVVSGALSGLAGVLYAARYGTVSSAAGFGWELQAIGAAVIGGVAISGGVGTVWGAAIGAFLLLTINRALPILGIDDFWQRAVVGVLIIGSIVLDRVLALRQHKRLISQREGTR, encoded by the coding sequence ATGACCACCACGATGACCGCCCCCGTCCAGCCGGGCACGAGCTCGGCCGCGAAGCTCGTCCGGCACATCGCGACCGCCCGAGAGACCGGCATCCTGATCGCCCTGCTGCTGGTGATCCTGGTCGCGACCGTCAGCAACCCGACCTTCCTCTTCTCGAACGACGGGTTCCGCGACCTTCTGCTCACGCCGTCGCTGCTGCTCCTGGTCGCCGTCGGCCAGGCCGTCGTGATCATCACCCGCAACGTCGACCTCTCGGTCGGCTCGATCGTGGGCCTGACCGCGTACCTCACCGGTCGCCTCTTCATCGACATCGAGGGGATCCCGCTGATCCTCGTCTTCGTCGCGGGAGTCGTGTTCGGCGGGCTGCTCGGCCTGATCAACGGCGCGCTCGTCGCGTTCGCGAAGGTGCCCGCCCTCGTGATCACGCTCGGCACGATGTACATCTACCGCGGCCTCAACGTCGCGTGGACCGGCAGCGAGCGCATCAACGCCGGCGATCTGCCCAAGGACTTCCGCGCCCTCGGGACCGATCGGCTCCTCGGCATCCCGATCCTCACGATCATCGCCGTCGTCGTCCTGATCGCCGCCGCCTGGTATCTGCGCAACCTCCGCAGCGGTCGCGAGCTGTACGCGATCGGGTCCGACCCGGCCGCGGCGCACCTCTACGGCCTGCGCGTCACGCGTCGCGTCATCGCCGCCTTCGTCGTCAGCGGGGCGCTGTCCGGCCTTGCCGGCGTCCTCTACGCCGCCCGGTACGGCACGGTCAGCTCTGCCGCGGGCTTCGGCTGGGAGCTCCAGGCGATCGGTGCGGCGGTGATCGGCGGTGTCGCGATCTCCGGCGGCGTCGGCACGGTCTGGGGCGCCGCGATCGGCGCGTTCCTGCTGCTGACGATCAACCGGGCGCTTCCGATCCTCGGCATCGACGACTTCTGGCAGCGCGCCGTCGTCGGCGTGCTGATCATCGGCTCCATCGTGCTGGATCGGGTCCTGGCACTCCGACAACACAAACGACTGATTTCACAGAGGGAGGGGACGAGATGA
- the rhaS gene encoding rhamnose ABC transporter substrate-binding protein, protein MFGIQRRGRLALSAAALAVGVALVATGCSGSSGGTATEGSDGGDANLSITMLPKNLGNPYFDTSTGGAEEATEEFGGTFEEVGPSEASPTSQVQYIQTAAQQGAGGLIVSANDPEALCDALDEARSAGVKVVTFDSDTNPECRDLFINQATSEGIAKVQVDLIAEQIGDAGQIAVLSASANATNQNAWIEMMKEELAASHPDIELVEVVYGDDDDQTSFDKTAALLQTYPELKGIVSPTTVGIAAAARYLSTSEYKGKVALTGLGTPNQMREYVEDGTVTAFALWNPADLGYLAAFATQALITGEITGEEGDTFEAGKLGSFEVGADGAVLLGDPFVFDAENIGDFDF, encoded by the coding sequence ATGTTCGGAATTCAGCGAAGAGGGCGCCTGGCGCTCTCGGCCGCGGCTCTCGCCGTCGGCGTCGCGCTCGTCGCGACCGGTTGCTCGGGCTCGAGCGGTGGCACCGCCACCGAGGGCTCGGACGGCGGCGACGCCAACCTGTCGATCACGATGCTGCCGAAGAACCTCGGCAACCCGTACTTCGACACCTCGACCGGCGGAGCCGAAGAGGCCACTGAGGAGTTCGGCGGCACGTTCGAGGAGGTCGGCCCCAGCGAGGCGTCGCCCACCTCGCAGGTGCAGTACATCCAGACGGCCGCCCAGCAGGGCGCCGGCGGACTCATCGTCTCGGCCAACGACCCCGAGGCCCTGTGCGACGCCCTCGACGAGGCGCGCAGCGCCGGCGTCAAGGTGGTCACGTTCGACTCGGACACCAACCCCGAGTGCCGCGACCTGTTCATCAACCAGGCAACGAGCGAGGGCATCGCGAAGGTCCAGGTCGACCTGATCGCCGAGCAGATCGGCGACGCCGGTCAGATCGCCGTGCTGTCGGCATCGGCCAACGCCACCAACCAGAACGCCTGGATCGAGATGATGAAGGAGGAGCTGGCCGCCAGCCACCCCGACATCGAGCTCGTCGAGGTCGTCTACGGTGACGACGACGACCAGACCTCGTTCGACAAGACCGCCGCGCTCCTGCAGACCTACCCGGAGCTCAAGGGCATCGTCTCGCCGACCACGGTCGGCATCGCCGCAGCGGCCCGCTACCTGTCGACCTCGGAGTACAAGGGCAAGGTCGCACTGACCGGCCTGGGCACGCCGAACCAGATGCGCGAGTACGTCGAGGATGGCACCGTCACCGCCTTCGCGCTGTGGAACCCGGCCGACCTCGGCTACCTGGCAGCCTTCGCGACGCAGGCGCTCATCACCGGTGAGATCACCGGCGAAGAGGGCGACACGTTCGAGGCCGGCAAGCTCGGCTCGTTCGAGGTCGGCGCCGACGGCGCTGTGCTCCTGGGCGACCCGTTCGTGTTCGACGCGGAGAACATCGGCGACTTCGACTTCTGA